The following proteins come from a genomic window of Amaranthus tricolor cultivar Red isolate AtriRed21 chromosome 14, ASM2621246v1, whole genome shotgun sequence:
- the LOC130800212 gene encoding uncharacterized protein LOC130800212 isoform X8: MKPSKFVFIIQVTAIGAKKRRSFSIKSLPTLALLCAAVFIGSTFIVTDYKERFSPQGVLNIFLRTQSMKCQGRCKPIGTEALPKGIISSTSDLEMRPLWGTPVKKKSDKNLLAMAVGLKHEERVDKIVRKFMGYNFVVMLFHYDGNVDDWSDFKWSTRVLHVVAAHQTKWWFAKRFLHPDIVSQYSYIFLWDEDLGVENFNVQRYLSVIKKEGLQISQPALDQEKSEGHRVLVHRRIDKVLPGGRKCNENSTEPPCTGWVEMMAPAFSRAAWRCAWYMIQSDLVHEWGAEFQLGYCAQGDRTKYIGIVDSDYVVHYGHPTLEGTAQNEWIHWC, from the exons ATGAAGCCTTCAAAATTT GTTTTTATCATCCAGGTGACTGCTATTGGTGCTAAAAAACGAAGATCCTTTTCTATCAAGTCCCTTCCTACTCTGGCTTTGTTATGTGCTGCTGTGTTCATTGGTAGCACATTTATTGTAACAGATTATAAAGAG AGATTCTCACCACAGGGCGTGCTGAACATTTTTCTAAGAACACAATCCATGAAGTGTCAG GGGCGATGTAAACCTATTGGAACGGAGGCACTGCCTAAAGGCATTATTTCGAGCACATCTGACTTGGAAATGCGACCATTATGGGGCACTCCAGTGAAGAAG AAATCAGATAAGAACTTATTGGCTATGGCTGTCGGTTTGAAGCATGAAGAACGCGTTGATAAAATCGTGAGGAAG TTTATGGGATACAATTTTGTCGTCATGCTTTTTCATTACGATGGAAATGTGGATGACTGGAGTGACTTTAAGTGGAGCACTCGAGTTTTACATGTCGTTGCTGCCCATCAAACTAAATG GTGGTTTGCAAAGCGTTTCTTACATCCTGATATTGTTTCACAATACTCGTACATTTTCCTTTGGGACGAAGACCTAGGAGTTGAAAACTTCAATGTTCAACG GTACTTATCTGTCATTAAGAAAGAAGGACTACAGATATCACAACCTGCCCTTGATCAGGAAAAATCAGAGGGCCATCGCGTACTTGTGCACAG GAGAATCGACAAGGTCCTTCCTGGGGGAAGAAAGTGCAACGAAAATAGCACAGAACCTCCTTGTACTGGGTGGGTGGAGATGATGGCTCCGGCTTTCTCAAGAGCAGCATGGCGCTGTGCGTGGTATATGATCCAG AGCGACTTGGTTCATGAATGGGGAGCGGAATTCCAGCTTGGTTACTGTGCTCAG GGTGATAGAACTAAATACATTGGCATTGTTGATTCCGATTATGTAGTGCACTATGGCCATCCTACTCTGGAGGGTACTGCACAGAACGAG TGGATTCATTGGTGCTAA
- the LOC130800212 gene encoding uncharacterized protein LOC130800212 isoform X7 has protein sequence MKPSKFVFIIQVTAIGAKKRRSFSIKSLPTLALLCAAVFIGSTFIVTDYKERFSPQGVLNIFLRTQSMKCQGRCKPIGTEALPKGIISSTSDLEMRPLWGTPVKKKSDKNLLAMAVGLKHEERVDKIVRKFMGYNFVVMLFHYDGNVDDWSDFKWSTRVLHVVAAHQTKWWFAKRFLHPDIVSQYSYIFLWDEDLGVENFNVQRYLSVIKKEGLQISQPALDQEKSEGHRVLVHRRIDKVLPGGRKCNENSTEPPCTGWVEMMAPAFSRAAWRCAWYMIQSDLVHEWGAEFQLGYCAQCTMAILLWRVLHRTSGFIGANCSLMQETRCVHSRKQI, from the exons ATGAAGCCTTCAAAATTT GTTTTTATCATCCAGGTGACTGCTATTGGTGCTAAAAAACGAAGATCCTTTTCTATCAAGTCCCTTCCTACTCTGGCTTTGTTATGTGCTGCTGTGTTCATTGGTAGCACATTTATTGTAACAGATTATAAAGAG AGATTCTCACCACAGGGCGTGCTGAACATTTTTCTAAGAACACAATCCATGAAGTGTCAG GGGCGATGTAAACCTATTGGAACGGAGGCACTGCCTAAAGGCATTATTTCGAGCACATCTGACTTGGAAATGCGACCATTATGGGGCACTCCAGTGAAGAAG AAATCAGATAAGAACTTATTGGCTATGGCTGTCGGTTTGAAGCATGAAGAACGCGTTGATAAAATCGTGAGGAAG TTTATGGGATACAATTTTGTCGTCATGCTTTTTCATTACGATGGAAATGTGGATGACTGGAGTGACTTTAAGTGGAGCACTCGAGTTTTACATGTCGTTGCTGCCCATCAAACTAAATG GTGGTTTGCAAAGCGTTTCTTACATCCTGATATTGTTTCACAATACTCGTACATTTTCCTTTGGGACGAAGACCTAGGAGTTGAAAACTTCAATGTTCAACG GTACTTATCTGTCATTAAGAAAGAAGGACTACAGATATCACAACCTGCCCTTGATCAGGAAAAATCAGAGGGCCATCGCGTACTTGTGCACAG GAGAATCGACAAGGTCCTTCCTGGGGGAAGAAAGTGCAACGAAAATAGCACAGAACCTCCTTGTACTGGGTGGGTGGAGATGATGGCTCCGGCTTTCTCAAGAGCAGCATGGCGCTGTGCGTGGTATATGATCCAG AGCGACTTGGTTCATGAATGGGGAGCGGAATTCCAGCTTGGTTACTGTGCTCAG TGCACTATGGCCATCCTACTCTGGAGGGTACTGCACAGAACGAG TGGATTCATTGGTGCTAACTGCTCGTTGATGCAAGAAACGCG GTGCGTACACAGTCGCAAACAGATCTAG
- the LOC130800212 gene encoding uncharacterized protein LOC130800212 isoform X5, with product MKPSKFVFIIQVTAIGAKKRRSFSIKSLPTLALLCAAVFIGSTFIVTDYKERFSPQGVLNIFLRTQSMKCQGRCKPIGTEALPKGIISSTSDLEMRPLWGTPVKKKSDKNLLAMAVGLKHEERVDKIVRKFMGYNFVVMLFHYDGNVDDWSDFKWSTRVLHVVAAHQTKWWFAKRFLHPDIVSQYSYIFLWDEDLGVENFNVQRYLSVIKKEGLQISQPALDQEKSEGHRVLVHRRIDKVLPGGRKCNENSTEPPCTGWVEMMAPAFSRAAWRCAWYMIQSDLVHEWGAEFQLGYCAQGDRTKYIGIVDSDYVVHYGHPTLEGTAQNELKTLHQWIHWC from the exons ATGAAGCCTTCAAAATTT GTTTTTATCATCCAGGTGACTGCTATTGGTGCTAAAAAACGAAGATCCTTTTCTATCAAGTCCCTTCCTACTCTGGCTTTGTTATGTGCTGCTGTGTTCATTGGTAGCACATTTATTGTAACAGATTATAAAGAG AGATTCTCACCACAGGGCGTGCTGAACATTTTTCTAAGAACACAATCCATGAAGTGTCAG GGGCGATGTAAACCTATTGGAACGGAGGCACTGCCTAAAGGCATTATTTCGAGCACATCTGACTTGGAAATGCGACCATTATGGGGCACTCCAGTGAAGAAG AAATCAGATAAGAACTTATTGGCTATGGCTGTCGGTTTGAAGCATGAAGAACGCGTTGATAAAATCGTGAGGAAG TTTATGGGATACAATTTTGTCGTCATGCTTTTTCATTACGATGGAAATGTGGATGACTGGAGTGACTTTAAGTGGAGCACTCGAGTTTTACATGTCGTTGCTGCCCATCAAACTAAATG GTGGTTTGCAAAGCGTTTCTTACATCCTGATATTGTTTCACAATACTCGTACATTTTCCTTTGGGACGAAGACCTAGGAGTTGAAAACTTCAATGTTCAACG GTACTTATCTGTCATTAAGAAAGAAGGACTACAGATATCACAACCTGCCCTTGATCAGGAAAAATCAGAGGGCCATCGCGTACTTGTGCACAG GAGAATCGACAAGGTCCTTCCTGGGGGAAGAAAGTGCAACGAAAATAGCACAGAACCTCCTTGTACTGGGTGGGTGGAGATGATGGCTCCGGCTTTCTCAAGAGCAGCATGGCGCTGTGCGTGGTATATGATCCAG AGCGACTTGGTTCATGAATGGGGAGCGGAATTCCAGCTTGGTTACTGTGCTCAG GGTGATAGAACTAAATACATTGGCATTGTTGATTCCGATTATGTAGTGCACTATGGCCATCCTACTCTGGAGGGTACTGCACAGAACGAG CTGAAAACGCTGCATCAGTGGATTCATTGGTGCTAA
- the LOC130800212 gene encoding uncharacterized protein LOC130800212 isoform X11, with the protein MKPSKFVFIIQVTAIGAKKRRSFSIKSLPTLALLCAAVFIGSTFIVTDYKERFSPQGVLNIFLRTQSMKCQGRCKPIGTEALPKGIISSTSDLEMRPLWGTPVKKKSDKNLLAMAVGLKHEERVDKIVRKFMGYNFVVMLFHYDGNVDDWSDFKWSTRVLHVVAAHQTKWWFAKRFLHPDIVSQYSYIFLWDEDLGVENFNVQRYLSVIKKEGLQISQPALDQEKSEGHRVLVHRRIDKVLPGGRKCNENSTEPPCTGWVEMMAPAFSRAAWRCAWYMIQSDLVHEWGAEFQLGYCAQCTMAILLWRVLHRTS; encoded by the exons ATGAAGCCTTCAAAATTT GTTTTTATCATCCAGGTGACTGCTATTGGTGCTAAAAAACGAAGATCCTTTTCTATCAAGTCCCTTCCTACTCTGGCTTTGTTATGTGCTGCTGTGTTCATTGGTAGCACATTTATTGTAACAGATTATAAAGAG AGATTCTCACCACAGGGCGTGCTGAACATTTTTCTAAGAACACAATCCATGAAGTGTCAG GGGCGATGTAAACCTATTGGAACGGAGGCACTGCCTAAAGGCATTATTTCGAGCACATCTGACTTGGAAATGCGACCATTATGGGGCACTCCAGTGAAGAAG AAATCAGATAAGAACTTATTGGCTATGGCTGTCGGTTTGAAGCATGAAGAACGCGTTGATAAAATCGTGAGGAAG TTTATGGGATACAATTTTGTCGTCATGCTTTTTCATTACGATGGAAATGTGGATGACTGGAGTGACTTTAAGTGGAGCACTCGAGTTTTACATGTCGTTGCTGCCCATCAAACTAAATG GTGGTTTGCAAAGCGTTTCTTACATCCTGATATTGTTTCACAATACTCGTACATTTTCCTTTGGGACGAAGACCTAGGAGTTGAAAACTTCAATGTTCAACG GTACTTATCTGTCATTAAGAAAGAAGGACTACAGATATCACAACCTGCCCTTGATCAGGAAAAATCAGAGGGCCATCGCGTACTTGTGCACAG GAGAATCGACAAGGTCCTTCCTGGGGGAAGAAAGTGCAACGAAAATAGCACAGAACCTCCTTGTACTGGGTGGGTGGAGATGATGGCTCCGGCTTTCTCAAGAGCAGCATGGCGCTGTGCGTGGTATATGATCCAG AGCGACTTGGTTCATGAATGGGGAGCGGAATTCCAGCTTGGTTACTGTGCTCAG TGCACTATGGCCATCCTACTCTGGAGGGTACTGCACAGAACGAG CTGA
- the LOC130800212 gene encoding uncharacterized protein LOC130800212 isoform X3, protein MKPSKFVFIIQVTAIGAKKRRSFSIKSLPTLALLCAAVFIGSTFIVTDYKERFSPQGVLNIFLRTQSMKCQGRCKPIGTEALPKGIISSTSDLEMRPLWGTPVKKKSDKNLLAMAVGLKHEERVDKIVRKFMGYNFVVMLFHYDGNVDDWSDFKWSTRVLHVVAAHQTKWWFAKRFLHPDIVSQYSYIFLWDEDLGVENFNVQRYLSVIKKEGLQISQPALDQEKSEGHRVLVHRRIDKVLPGGRKCNENSTEPPCTGWVEMMAPAFSRAAWRCAWYMIQSDLVHEWGAEFQLGYCAQGDRTKYIGIVDSDYVVHYGHPTLEGTAQNEVRTQSQTDLERFKNTWKKAAKHDKSWTDPFSNL, encoded by the exons ATGAAGCCTTCAAAATTT GTTTTTATCATCCAGGTGACTGCTATTGGTGCTAAAAAACGAAGATCCTTTTCTATCAAGTCCCTTCCTACTCTGGCTTTGTTATGTGCTGCTGTGTTCATTGGTAGCACATTTATTGTAACAGATTATAAAGAG AGATTCTCACCACAGGGCGTGCTGAACATTTTTCTAAGAACACAATCCATGAAGTGTCAG GGGCGATGTAAACCTATTGGAACGGAGGCACTGCCTAAAGGCATTATTTCGAGCACATCTGACTTGGAAATGCGACCATTATGGGGCACTCCAGTGAAGAAG AAATCAGATAAGAACTTATTGGCTATGGCTGTCGGTTTGAAGCATGAAGAACGCGTTGATAAAATCGTGAGGAAG TTTATGGGATACAATTTTGTCGTCATGCTTTTTCATTACGATGGAAATGTGGATGACTGGAGTGACTTTAAGTGGAGCACTCGAGTTTTACATGTCGTTGCTGCCCATCAAACTAAATG GTGGTTTGCAAAGCGTTTCTTACATCCTGATATTGTTTCACAATACTCGTACATTTTCCTTTGGGACGAAGACCTAGGAGTTGAAAACTTCAATGTTCAACG GTACTTATCTGTCATTAAGAAAGAAGGACTACAGATATCACAACCTGCCCTTGATCAGGAAAAATCAGAGGGCCATCGCGTACTTGTGCACAG GAGAATCGACAAGGTCCTTCCTGGGGGAAGAAAGTGCAACGAAAATAGCACAGAACCTCCTTGTACTGGGTGGGTGGAGATGATGGCTCCGGCTTTCTCAAGAGCAGCATGGCGCTGTGCGTGGTATATGATCCAG AGCGACTTGGTTCATGAATGGGGAGCGGAATTCCAGCTTGGTTACTGTGCTCAG GGTGATAGAACTAAATACATTGGCATTGTTGATTCCGATTATGTAGTGCACTATGGCCATCCTACTCTGGAGGGTACTGCACAGAACGAG GTGCGTACACAGTCGCAAACAGATCTAGAGCGATTCAAGAATACATGGAAGAAAGCTGCAAAACACGATAAGTCCTGGACCGATCCATTCAGCAACCTATGA
- the LOC130800212 gene encoding uncharacterized protein LOC130800212 isoform X9: protein MKCQGRCKPIGTEALPKGIISSTSDLEMRPLWGTPVKKKSDKNLLAMAVGLKHEERVDKIVRKFMGYNFVVMLFHYDGNVDDWSDFKWSTRVLHVVAAHQTKWWFAKRFLHPDIVSQYSYIFLWDEDLGVENFNVQRYLSVIKKEGLQISQPALDQEKSEGHRVLVHRRIDKVLPGGRKCNENSTEPPCTGWVEMMAPAFSRAAWRCAWYMIQSDLVHEWGAEFQLGYCAQGDRTKYIGIVDSDYVVHYGHPTLEGTAQNEVTFTTIFCFLHHKRTLQWFTFAITFDDNSCRLMLRPLVLKPLKIGVKVWFWFGFDTNPNQTE, encoded by the exons ATGAAGTGTCAG GGGCGATGTAAACCTATTGGAACGGAGGCACTGCCTAAAGGCATTATTTCGAGCACATCTGACTTGGAAATGCGACCATTATGGGGCACTCCAGTGAAGAAG AAATCAGATAAGAACTTATTGGCTATGGCTGTCGGTTTGAAGCATGAAGAACGCGTTGATAAAATCGTGAGGAAG TTTATGGGATACAATTTTGTCGTCATGCTTTTTCATTACGATGGAAATGTGGATGACTGGAGTGACTTTAAGTGGAGCACTCGAGTTTTACATGTCGTTGCTGCCCATCAAACTAAATG GTGGTTTGCAAAGCGTTTCTTACATCCTGATATTGTTTCACAATACTCGTACATTTTCCTTTGGGACGAAGACCTAGGAGTTGAAAACTTCAATGTTCAACG GTACTTATCTGTCATTAAGAAAGAAGGACTACAGATATCACAACCTGCCCTTGATCAGGAAAAATCAGAGGGCCATCGCGTACTTGTGCACAG GAGAATCGACAAGGTCCTTCCTGGGGGAAGAAAGTGCAACGAAAATAGCACAGAACCTCCTTGTACTGGGTGGGTGGAGATGATGGCTCCGGCTTTCTCAAGAGCAGCATGGCGCTGTGCGTGGTATATGATCCAG AGCGACTTGGTTCATGAATGGGGAGCGGAATTCCAGCTTGGTTACTGTGCTCAG GGTGATAGAACTAAATACATTGGCATTGTTGATTCCGATTATGTAGTGCACTATGGCCATCCTACTCTGGAGGGTACTGCACAGAACGAGGTAACATTTACgacaatattttgttttctacatcacAAAAGGACCCTTCAATGGTTCACATTTGCCATTACTTTTGATGATAATTCATGCAGACTGATGCTAAGGCCTCTAGTCTTGAAGCCCCTAAAAATAGGGGTGAAAGTTTGGTTTTGGTTTGGATTCGATacaaatccaaatcaaaccgaataa
- the LOC130800212 gene encoding uncharacterized protein LOC130800212 isoform X4, producing the protein MKPSKFRFSPQGVLNIFLRTQSMKCQGRCKPIGTEALPKGIISSTSDLEMRPLWGTPVKKKSDKNLLAMAVGLKHEERVDKIVRKFMGYNFVVMLFHYDGNVDDWSDFKWSTRVLHVVAAHQTKWWFAKRFLHPDIVSQYSYIFLWDEDLGVENFNVQRYLSVIKKEGLQISQPALDQEKSEGHRVLVHRRIDKVLPGGRKCNENSTEPPCTGWVEMMAPAFSRAAWRCAWYMIQSDLVHEWGAEFQLGYCAQGDRTKYIGIVDSDYVVHYGHPTLEGTAQNEVTFTTIFCFLHHKRTLQWFTFAITFDDNSCRLMLRPLVLKPLKIGVKVWFWFGFDTNPNQTE; encoded by the exons ATGAAGCCTTCAAAATTT AGATTCTCACCACAGGGCGTGCTGAACATTTTTCTAAGAACACAATCCATGAAGTGTCAG GGGCGATGTAAACCTATTGGAACGGAGGCACTGCCTAAAGGCATTATTTCGAGCACATCTGACTTGGAAATGCGACCATTATGGGGCACTCCAGTGAAGAAG AAATCAGATAAGAACTTATTGGCTATGGCTGTCGGTTTGAAGCATGAAGAACGCGTTGATAAAATCGTGAGGAAG TTTATGGGATACAATTTTGTCGTCATGCTTTTTCATTACGATGGAAATGTGGATGACTGGAGTGACTTTAAGTGGAGCACTCGAGTTTTACATGTCGTTGCTGCCCATCAAACTAAATG GTGGTTTGCAAAGCGTTTCTTACATCCTGATATTGTTTCACAATACTCGTACATTTTCCTTTGGGACGAAGACCTAGGAGTTGAAAACTTCAATGTTCAACG GTACTTATCTGTCATTAAGAAAGAAGGACTACAGATATCACAACCTGCCCTTGATCAGGAAAAATCAGAGGGCCATCGCGTACTTGTGCACAG GAGAATCGACAAGGTCCTTCCTGGGGGAAGAAAGTGCAACGAAAATAGCACAGAACCTCCTTGTACTGGGTGGGTGGAGATGATGGCTCCGGCTTTCTCAAGAGCAGCATGGCGCTGTGCGTGGTATATGATCCAG AGCGACTTGGTTCATGAATGGGGAGCGGAATTCCAGCTTGGTTACTGTGCTCAG GGTGATAGAACTAAATACATTGGCATTGTTGATTCCGATTATGTAGTGCACTATGGCCATCCTACTCTGGAGGGTACTGCACAGAACGAGGTAACATTTACgacaatattttgttttctacatcacAAAAGGACCCTTCAATGGTTCACATTTGCCATTACTTTTGATGATAATTCATGCAGACTGATGCTAAGGCCTCTAGTCTTGAAGCCCCTAAAAATAGGGGTGAAAGTTTGGTTTTGGTTTGGATTCGATacaaatccaaatcaaaccgaataa
- the LOC130800212 gene encoding uncharacterized protein LOC130800212 isoform X12 produces the protein MGHSSEEDKNLLAMAVGLKHEERVDKIVRKFMGYNFVVMLFHYDGNVDDWSDFKWSTRVLHVVAAHQTKWWFAKRFLHPDIVSQYSYIFLWDEDLGVENFNVQRYLSVIKKEGLQISQPALDQEKSEGHRVLVHRRIDKVLPGGRKCNENSTEPPCTGWVEMMAPAFSRAAWRCAWYMIQSDLVHEWGAEFQLGYCAQGDRTKYIGIVDSDYVVHYGHPTLEGTAQNEVTFTTIFCFLHHKRTLQWFTFAITFDDNSCRLMLRPLVLKPLKIGVKVWFWFGFDTNPNQTE, from the exons ATGGGGCACTCCAGTGAAGAAG ATAAGAACTTATTGGCTATGGCTGTCGGTTTGAAGCATGAAGAACGCGTTGATAAAATCGTGAGGAAG TTTATGGGATACAATTTTGTCGTCATGCTTTTTCATTACGATGGAAATGTGGATGACTGGAGTGACTTTAAGTGGAGCACTCGAGTTTTACATGTCGTTGCTGCCCATCAAACTAAATG GTGGTTTGCAAAGCGTTTCTTACATCCTGATATTGTTTCACAATACTCGTACATTTTCCTTTGGGACGAAGACCTAGGAGTTGAAAACTTCAATGTTCAACG GTACTTATCTGTCATTAAGAAAGAAGGACTACAGATATCACAACCTGCCCTTGATCAGGAAAAATCAGAGGGCCATCGCGTACTTGTGCACAG GAGAATCGACAAGGTCCTTCCTGGGGGAAGAAAGTGCAACGAAAATAGCACAGAACCTCCTTGTACTGGGTGGGTGGAGATGATGGCTCCGGCTTTCTCAAGAGCAGCATGGCGCTGTGCGTGGTATATGATCCAG AGCGACTTGGTTCATGAATGGGGAGCGGAATTCCAGCTTGGTTACTGTGCTCAG GGTGATAGAACTAAATACATTGGCATTGTTGATTCCGATTATGTAGTGCACTATGGCCATCCTACTCTGGAGGGTACTGCACAGAACGAGGTAACATTTACgacaatattttgttttctacatcacAAAAGGACCCTTCAATGGTTCACATTTGCCATTACTTTTGATGATAATTCATGCAGACTGATGCTAAGGCCTCTAGTCTTGAAGCCCCTAAAAATAGGGGTGAAAGTTTGGTTTTGGTTTGGATTCGATacaaatccaaatcaaaccgaataa
- the LOC130800212 gene encoding uncharacterized protein LOC130800212 isoform X10, with translation MKPSKFVFIIQVTAIGAKKRRSFSIKSLPTLALLCAAVFIGSTFIVTDYKERFSPQGVLNIFLRTQSMKCQGRCKPIGTEALPKGIISSTSDLEMRPLWGTPVKKKSDKNLLAMAVGLKHEERVDKIVRKFMGYNFVVMLFHYDGNVDDWSDFKWSTRVLHVVAAHQTKWWFAKRFLHPDIVSQYSYIFLWDEDLGVENFNVQRYLSVIKKEGLQISQPALDQEKSEGHRVLVHRRIDKVLPGGRKCNENSTEPPCTGWVEMMAPAFSRAAWRCAWYMIQSDLVHEWGAEFQLGYCAQCTMAILLWRVLHRTRCVHSRKQI, from the exons ATGAAGCCTTCAAAATTT GTTTTTATCATCCAGGTGACTGCTATTGGTGCTAAAAAACGAAGATCCTTTTCTATCAAGTCCCTTCCTACTCTGGCTTTGTTATGTGCTGCTGTGTTCATTGGTAGCACATTTATTGTAACAGATTATAAAGAG AGATTCTCACCACAGGGCGTGCTGAACATTTTTCTAAGAACACAATCCATGAAGTGTCAG GGGCGATGTAAACCTATTGGAACGGAGGCACTGCCTAAAGGCATTATTTCGAGCACATCTGACTTGGAAATGCGACCATTATGGGGCACTCCAGTGAAGAAG AAATCAGATAAGAACTTATTGGCTATGGCTGTCGGTTTGAAGCATGAAGAACGCGTTGATAAAATCGTGAGGAAG TTTATGGGATACAATTTTGTCGTCATGCTTTTTCATTACGATGGAAATGTGGATGACTGGAGTGACTTTAAGTGGAGCACTCGAGTTTTACATGTCGTTGCTGCCCATCAAACTAAATG GTGGTTTGCAAAGCGTTTCTTACATCCTGATATTGTTTCACAATACTCGTACATTTTCCTTTGGGACGAAGACCTAGGAGTTGAAAACTTCAATGTTCAACG GTACTTATCTGTCATTAAGAAAGAAGGACTACAGATATCACAACCTGCCCTTGATCAGGAAAAATCAGAGGGCCATCGCGTACTTGTGCACAG GAGAATCGACAAGGTCCTTCCTGGGGGAAGAAAGTGCAACGAAAATAGCACAGAACCTCCTTGTACTGGGTGGGTGGAGATGATGGCTCCGGCTTTCTCAAGAGCAGCATGGCGCTGTGCGTGGTATATGATCCAG AGCGACTTGGTTCATGAATGGGGAGCGGAATTCCAGCTTGGTTACTGTGCTCAG TGCACTATGGCCATCCTACTCTGGAGGGTACTGCACAGAACGAG GTGCGTACACAGTCGCAAACAGATCTAG
- the LOC130800212 gene encoding uncharacterized protein LOC130800212 isoform X6, whose amino-acid sequence MKPSKFVFIIQVTAIGAKKRRSFSIKSLPTLALLCAAVFIGSTFIVTDYKERFSPQGVLNIFLRTQSMKCQGRCKPIGTEALPKGIISSTSDLEMRPLWGTPVKKKSDKNLLAMAVGLKHEERVDKIVRKFMGYNFVVMLFHYDGNVDDWSDFKWSTRVLHVVAAHQTKWWFAKRFLHPDIVSQYSYIFLWDEDLGVENFNVQRYLSVIKKEGLQISQPALDQEKSEGHRVLVHRRIDKVLPGGRKCNENSTEPPCTGWVEMMAPAFSRAAWRCAWYMIQSDLVHEWGAEFQLGYCAQCTMAILLWRVLHRTSGFIGANCSLMQETRTYALHVDEI is encoded by the exons ATGAAGCCTTCAAAATTT GTTTTTATCATCCAGGTGACTGCTATTGGTGCTAAAAAACGAAGATCCTTTTCTATCAAGTCCCTTCCTACTCTGGCTTTGTTATGTGCTGCTGTGTTCATTGGTAGCACATTTATTGTAACAGATTATAAAGAG AGATTCTCACCACAGGGCGTGCTGAACATTTTTCTAAGAACACAATCCATGAAGTGTCAG GGGCGATGTAAACCTATTGGAACGGAGGCACTGCCTAAAGGCATTATTTCGAGCACATCTGACTTGGAAATGCGACCATTATGGGGCACTCCAGTGAAGAAG AAATCAGATAAGAACTTATTGGCTATGGCTGTCGGTTTGAAGCATGAAGAACGCGTTGATAAAATCGTGAGGAAG TTTATGGGATACAATTTTGTCGTCATGCTTTTTCATTACGATGGAAATGTGGATGACTGGAGTGACTTTAAGTGGAGCACTCGAGTTTTACATGTCGTTGCTGCCCATCAAACTAAATG GTGGTTTGCAAAGCGTTTCTTACATCCTGATATTGTTTCACAATACTCGTACATTTTCCTTTGGGACGAAGACCTAGGAGTTGAAAACTTCAATGTTCAACG GTACTTATCTGTCATTAAGAAAGAAGGACTACAGATATCACAACCTGCCCTTGATCAGGAAAAATCAGAGGGCCATCGCGTACTTGTGCACAG GAGAATCGACAAGGTCCTTCCTGGGGGAAGAAAGTGCAACGAAAATAGCACAGAACCTCCTTGTACTGGGTGGGTGGAGATGATGGCTCCGGCTTTCTCAAGAGCAGCATGGCGCTGTGCGTGGTATATGATCCAG AGCGACTTGGTTCATGAATGGGGAGCGGAATTCCAGCTTGGTTACTGTGCTCAG TGCACTATGGCCATCCTACTCTGGAGGGTACTGCACAGAACGAG TGGATTCATTGGTGCTAACTGCTCGTTGATGCAAGAAACGCG CACATACGCTCTTCATGTCGATGAGATTTGA